The DNA region TTTTATTTAATTCTCCTTCAGTAGTATAACCCACAGTTGTTAAAAAAGCTTTTAACCCAATACGTCTTGAAAATAATTAAACAAAGAATTTAAGGAGCCTAGTTTAGCTATCGATTTTTCTACAATATCACCTCCAACTTGTGAAAAAACCTCACTTAAGATTTGCTTTAGCAGTAAAATTAAGTGAGGTTTTTATAGTATGAATTTATAATCAGTAAATATGTAAGATTATGAATACTTATAAATAGTTTTATATATAATAATTTTTACATAAATGCTTTTAATATATGACATTGCATGGAAAAACTGGACTATTAACTCAATAATACATAATTTTATTGTTTGTTTCATCGGTATAATGTAACAAAATTATTATTTTTTTTTGCATAAAGTTTGGCTATAATTTATAAACATATTGGTTATCTATATATTAGAATAGTTGTCCTATAGAATAAAAAACCTATAGTAGAATTAGGACAAGAAAAAAGCAAAAAAGCCAAGGGAGAGGTTAATAGTTTTGAGGAGATAGTATCTAATGCCTATTGCTTTATGACCAACTGCATACATATATCAAAGATGTACTGATAATAATGGAATGTTTCTGATTCTTATAAAAATAATCTTAATATAGTTGGATAATATATTATAATTATTGAAGCTATAGCTGAAATCCAAAATATTTTTTGAGTTCTTCTATTGGAATTTTTCTTTTCTATTATTGTATAAGACGCATACAACATTATCGCCGTAAGTATAACAAATATAGGCTTATATTTTGTTAAGTTTGAAAAATAAGCTATACCAAATGTCCCTAAACCTAGGGATGCTAATATTAAGCCTCCACCTCAGCAAAATGCGGCAAATATAGCTGGTATAATCGAGAATATACTAAGTAGTTTTTCTTTCATAAATTAAACCTCCTAATCTCACAAAATTAACTCCCAAAATCTATATATATCGTAATATTAATATATAAAGATATAATACCATTATTTCAAATAAAATGAAAGGCTATATAATACTTGGTAACAATATAAAACAAAAAACTTATTAATGTGAATTTTCTTATATATTATAAAAACTTAAAGAAGATTTAAGGTTTTTACGGGTATAATCTTAATGTTTAACATTTATACTAATCTTTAATCTAATTTTAAATAACTGAGCAGCAATAATTGATTAGTATTTTAATGCAATATATGGAGGGGTTAGTGTGAATAGGATTAATTTTTTGATAGAATATTTTAAATCACCAAGAACTATAGGGGCTGTAGCACCTAGCTCTAAAAAACTTGCTGAAAAAATGGTCGGTTCTATAAATTTTAAAAGTGCACAATGTATTATAGAATATGGGCCTGGGACTGGGGTATTTACAGATAAACTTATTAAGGCCAAGAAAAGAGACACAATATTAATATTAGCGGAATATAATAAAGAGTTTTGCAAACAGTTGGGAGAAAAATATGGTGATTATGATAATGTTGTAATAGTAAATGATTCTGCTGAAAATATATATAAGTACTTAGGAGAATATAAGATTGAAAAGGTAGACTATATAGTTTCAGGGTTACCATTTACAAGTCTACCCAAAAATGTTTCTAATAAAATATTAGATAATACCCGAAATATATTAAAGGAAGATGGCATATTTATAACATTTCAATATACTTTACTTAAAAAGGGATATATATCAAGTTATTTTAAAGACATAAGCTATGAGAGGGTCATTTTAAATGTACCACCAGCTTATGTTTTAAAGTGTCAAAATATGTGATGGATGAAGTAGATTAAAAAGGAAGTAATATACTAAATATAAACAAAGATCCAACTACATAAAATATTTTTATTGACAATAAAAATAAATAGCGATATATTTATTATAAGCAAATGCTTATAATATAAACAAACATTAAGGAGATTAATATGACAAATAGAGAGCAGGAAATATTAGAGTTAATTAAGAATAACCCTATGATCTCTCAAAATGATCTTGCAAATATACTTGCAATAACAAGGTCTTCAGTTGCTGTTCATATTACAAATCTAATTAAAAAGGGATATATTCTTGGAAAGGGTTATATTGTTCATAAAGACTCATATGTTTCTATAGTTGGAGGAGCTAACATGGATATACATGGTTTTCCTGCTGGAAACTTAATCCTTAAAGATTCCAACATAGGAAATGTTAAAATATCTCTTGGGGGTGTCGGAAGGAATATTGGTGAAAACCTTGTTAAGCTTGGAATAGACACAAGACTTATAAGTGTTATTGGAGATGATATTTATGGCTCTAAAATACTTGAAGAAGCCAGACTAATAGGGCTTAACATGCAGGATTCTCTTATACTAAAGGGAGAGCCAACTTCGACATATTTATCAATTTTAGATGAATCTGGAGATATGGCTGTTGCAATATCCCAAATGGATGTATATGACAGAATGACAGTTGAGTTTATAAAAGATAAAAGGCATGTTATTGAAAACTCAAGACTTTGCATAATAGATACAAATATACCTAGCGAAGTTATAGAGTATATCTTAACCACTTATAAGGACATAGACTTTTTTCTCGATACTGTATCTACTACAAAGGCGAGGAAAGTTAAAAACTTAATTGGTTATTTCCATACGATAAAGCCTAATAAAATTGAAGCGGAAATGCTTACTGGAATAGAGATAATTAATGAAGATGATTTGAAGAGAGCCGCGGAACATTTAATTAAAAAAGGAGTTAAGAGAGTATTTATTAGCCTTGGGGATAAAGGAATATTTTACAGCGATGGCAACCACATGAAACATATCGAAGTTCCTAGAGTAAAGATTGTTAATGCGACCGGAGCAGGGGATGCTTTTGTTGCTGGACTTGCATATGGATATTTAAATGATATGGATATTGATGAAAGTGCTAGAATAGCTATTACTGCATCAACAATAGCTATTTCTCATGAAAATACGATAAACCCTAATATGTCTATTCAAAATATAAATTTAAAAATGAAGGAGATAGGATTATGCTAGATAAATATTTGGATATTAAACCGGAGGTTTTAGAAGCAATTAAGGAGGGAAGAGCAGTTGTTGCTCTTGAGTCAACAATTATATGTCATGGTATGCCATATCCAAGAAATGTTGAAACTGCTCTTAATGTTGAAAAAATAATTAGAGAGAATGGAGCTATTCCTGCTACTGTAGCAATACTTAATGGAAAGATTAAGGTTGGTTTAACAGAAGATGAAATCGAATATCTTGGAAAAACTAAAAATGTAGTTAAGACATCAAGAAGAGATATTCCATTCGTAGTTTCTAAAAAACTTGATGGTGCTACTACAGTCGCATCAACTATGATTATTGCTGAGCTTGCTGGAATTAAGGTTTTTGCTACAGGAGGAATTGGTGGAGTTCATAGAGGTGCACAAGAAACCTTTGATATATCAGCAGACTTACAGGAATTTGCACATACCAATGTTGCCGTTGTTTGTGCAGGCGCGAAATCAATACTTGATATAGGATTAACTGTTGAATATTTAGAGACCCAGGGTGTTCCAGTTGTTGGATTTAAAACAGAAGAGCTTCCGGCATTTTATACAAGAAGAAGTGGATATAAAGTTGACTATAGAGTCGATTCGGCAGAAGAGCTTGCGGCTGCGCTTAAGGCAAAATGGGATTTAGGCCTTAATGGCGGAATGGTTGTAGCAAATCCAATTTTAGAGCAATATGAAATGGATTATGATATTATTACAAATGCTATAAATGATGCTGTTAAAGAAGCAGAAGCAAAAGGCATAAAGGGAAAGGAATCAACACCATTTCTTCTTGCAAAAGTCAAAGAAATTACAGGTGGAGATAGCTTAGAATCGAATATCCAGCTTGTGTATAATAATGCTATGCTTGGAGCCCAGCTTGCTGTGGAATTTTCAAAGCTTAATAAATAATATAAAAATAAAGTCAGGCATATTTTTATGGGACAAAAACCAAAAGTTTCTGCAGAAAGAAAAATCAAAGTAGTTGAGGATTATCTTAGTGGAATAAAAGGTCTCTCACAGATTCTTCTTGAATTGCAGGTCAATGAACATTCTTTTCGTGAATGGGTACGTAAATACAATCTTTCAGGAAGAGAAGGCTTGATAACCAGCAGTAACAATAAGTAGTACTCAGAATCGTTTAAATTCCTCTATATATTTTTTACCTTTACCTCTCAATTTAGACAACCTCCTATTAATTTTTATTTTACTAAATTAGTGTACAATTGTCCAAATAGGTTAGGGGGCTTAATGGGTAACCTTACAATGCATAGACATGTCATGATTAGATGAAAGTGAATAAATATAACTTTAAATTTAAGGATTTACTTTATTAAGAGTAAGTCCTTTTTGGTTTATAGATTTATGGAAAGGATGAAATACAAGTGCTACCTATGAATTTTGACTATCGTTATGGTAATCAGGCAGAACAATTTAGTTTTTATACAATTTCTAAAATATTATTTACCAGCATTAGATTTAAATAGTTATAGGGAATGAAATCTCTCATTCCCTATAACTATGTACAGTATTCAAAATATCAATAAAGATAGATTTATTATAAAATAGTTTAATTGTAATAATATTATAATACATTATATAATGATTTTAGGTTAGATTTGTAAATTAATTACCAATGATTATTTTATATTAGAAAGGAGATTTAAGTGAGAAAAGAAGAAATGACTCCAAGAGAAAGAATGAATGCCTTTACCAAGGGTCAGGAAATTAACCATGTAATCTGTGTTCCAGATATGGGAGCTACTATGGCACCTTTTATTGGTGTAAAAGTAAGTGATTACTATCATTCAGCAGAGATTATGGCAGAACTGGAAATAGCTTTGTTTAAAAGACTTCGTCATGATAGTGTAGGGATATCTACAAGCCTTACAGGTGTTGCTGAGGCTATGGGTGCTAAGGTAGCTTATCCTGATTACAATAAAAGGATATATTTTAAGTACAGGCTGTAAAATTCCAATGTATACGCTGATGGAAAATATTGAAATGTTTATGGAAGCAGGTAACACCTATGGAAAATATCCAATAGATTTAGAGTTACTAGCGAAAGATTAATTTAAATTAAGGAGGCCATTAAAATGGAAAAGTTAAATGAAAAAAGAGGTAATGGGGTAGCTTTGTTGCCTTTTCTTATCTTTGTATTAGTATATTTGATTTCAGGTATTATATTACAAACTAAAGGAATTGAAATGGCATTTTATCAATTTCCAGCTCCGGTTGCGGCTAGTATAGGAATAGTATTTGCTTTTATTTTAACAAAAGGTTCATTAGATGAAAAGTTTAATGTATTTATCAAAGGTTGTGGTGATGATAATATAATAATCATGTGTATTATATATTTATTGGCAGGGGCTTTTTCTGCAGTTTCTAGTGCTATGGGTGGTGTTGAATCTACAGTAAATTTAGGACTCGCTTTAATACCAGCTAAATTTATTACAGTAGGAATATTTATAATAGCTGCATTTATTTCTATTTCAACAGGAACATCAGTAGGTACTATTGTGGCCATAGGTCCTATAGCTGTTCAATTAGTAGAAAAAGCAGGCTTAAATTTACCTTTAGTATTAGGTGCATTGGTTGGCGGAGCTATGTTTGGAGATAATTTATCTATTATATCTGATACAACTATAGCAGCTACAAGGACTCAGGGAGTATCTATGAAAGACAAGTTTAGAGCTAATATTGGTTTTACATTGCCAGCGGCTTTGGTTACAATCGTTCTTTTATTAATATTTGGAAAACCAGTAGCTATTCCTGAAAGCCAAGAATATGCTTTTAATATAATTAAAGTAATTCCATATATATTCGTGTTGATAGCTGCCATAGCAGGAATGAATGTATTTGGGGTTTTGACTGGCGGAATTATTATATCAGGAGCTATAGGACTTGGTTATGGAAGCTTTAAAGGATTAGAATTTGTTCAGCATATATATTCAGGATTTACAGGAATGTTTGATATATTTTTATTATCTTTATTAACTGGCGGCTTAGCTAATATGGTATCAAATGGTGGAGGACTTGATTGGCTATTATATAGAATAAATAAAACAGTAAAAGGCAAAAAATCTGCTGAATTAGGTATAAGTGCATTGGTATCTCTTACAGATGCAGCTACTGCTAACAATACAGTTTCTATAATTGTAAGTGGTCAATTAGCAAAGGAAATATCCAAAGAACATAATATAGATCCAAGAAAAACTGCTTCACTTTTAGATGCTTTTTCATGTGTAATGCAAGGTCTAATACCTTATGGTGCTCAATTATTGATAGCAGGAAGCTTTACTGATGGATTGGTAAGCCCAGTTCAAATAGTACCATATGTATGGTATTGTTATATATTAGTTATATTTGCTATACTATCCATAGTAACTCCTTTTGGAAATGGATATTTAGCAAAGAATCCTTGGAATTTTGTCAATAATAAACCTGTAAAGGAAGTATAAAGCAAATAAGAACTATAGAGAACGGAAATTGTATTTTAAAAAGCTGCGATTTTAGATATGCTGTAGCTTTTTTTGTGTCTGTAGATTTATGGAAAGGATTAAATATAAGTGTTACCTATGAATTCTGACTATTATTATGGTAAGCAAGCAACATTATTTACTGATTCGACGGATATTTAGCAGTCCGTGGATAAATGTCATTAAAATCATAGTTCCTCGAAGGAGCCTACTTATTAGCAGTACTGAGAGGGTTGTATAATAAATTCTCCACTATAACACCATACTTTAAATATATGTTACGATAGAAGTCGACGGAGGTGAAAATATAATGGGAAATAAGTATAGGACATCGGAAGTAGCAAAAATCATTGGTGTCCATCCCAATACAGTGCGACTCTATGAAAAGTACCAGCTAATACCAAAAGCGGAAAGGCAGGATAATGGCTATCGTATTTTTACCGATTTACATGTTGAGCAATTTAAATTAGCAAGAACTGCATTAAAGGTTGAAGTATTACAAAATGGATTGCGAAAAAAAGCTGTTGATATTATTAAGGCTTCTGCTACAAAAAATTTTGATGCTGCAATTTGTCTCACGGAAAGTTATCTGTCACAGATTAGAACGGAGCAGCAGAATGCGGAAGAAACGATTGAAATTGTAAAACAGATGTTATCCGATTCTCATCATAGAGCAGAATTGGAGCTTCTAAAAAAGTTCCGGGCCTTCTTGAAGAAAAATAGAAAGACCTAATTTACTTAATCAAATATTTCAGACTGATGGCAAGAACAAAATTTGGGTTGGTGACATCACATATGTACCGACTAAGAAAGGTGTACTGTATCTAGTTGTATTTCTAGATATTTATTCACGCAAAGTATGCGGATGGTCTATGGACAGGAAGATGAAGGACAGCCTTGTAATGAATGCATTCATGCAGGCTTATGGGAGAGAACATCCCGATAAAGGACTTATCGTTCATACGGATCAAGGCTCTCAGTTTACCAGCGGTAACTTTCAGACGCTACTACGCACACACGGAGCCATATCAAGTGTCATTAGAAAAGGTAATCCATATGATAACGCACTAATGGAATCATTTTATAGGACAATAAAGAGAGAGCTTATTCAGGATGCCAACTTTGAAACACCTGAACAAGCTCAGCAAGAAATATTTAAATATATTGAATTAATTATACTATAACACTAAGAGAATGCATTCCTCTCTTGGGTATCTTTCCCATACCCAATTTGAGGAGATGAATTCATAAAATTTACTTAACTTTTTGTCTAGTTTTTGTTGACAGTTCCATAATTTTTATTTTTTAAACTGTCTACTTGACAGCGTGCAGTTCATTTTTTCTAGTCTTTAGTGTTTATATAATGGGCAATTCAACAGTAAAAGTTGAACCCTCGTGCAACTTGCTTTTTACACAAATACTACCACCACATAAATCCAAAATCCGTTTTACAAGAGATAGTCCTAACCCATTGCCATCGTAAGAATGAGCTTTATCGCCTTGATAAAACTTTTCAAAAATTCGCATCAGGGTTTTCTCATCCATACCTATACCAGTATCACTGATTTTTATTTCTACAGCAGAGTTTATTTGATAAAGTCTTATGCTAATAGTACTATTTGAATTTGAAAACTTAATGGCGTTACTTAAAAGATTAATCCAAACCTGGTGGAGCAATTCTTCATCTCCTTGATACTTAACTTCATCAAGTTCGATATCAAAGTCAATATTTTTTTTGCTCCACTCATGCTCAAGTAGTAAAATACTTTTTCTTATTTGCTCATCCAATGAGAATACAGCCTTTCTATCTATCACTTCTTGATTTTCAAGTTTTGATAGTTTTAAAATATTAGAAGAAAGTTTAGATAGTCTTGCTGTTTCTTCAACAATTATGTTTGTGTATTCCTGTTTTTCATCATCTGACAGATTACCGTTTTGCAAAAGTTTTGCAAAACCTTGAATAGAGGCAATCGGTGTTTTAAATTCATGGGATACACTATTGATGAAATCTTTACGAAGGTATTCTATACTTTTCAGCTCTCTTGTCATTTTATTAAAGTTTTTTGTAAGTTGTCCAATTTCGTCATCACTTGTATTTTCAAGTTGTATGTCAAAATTACCTTTTGCAACTTCTTTGGTAGCCGATGTTAGTTTTAATATTGGTTTAACAGCTCTTTGTCCTAATAGAGCAATTAGAAAGGCTCCAATAATTACATAGGAAAATAGAGTAATACTTACACGGGAAGAAACCATTTTAAAAATATTATTATTTGAATGAAGACTAATTTTAATATAAGAATCATCTAACATTAGCATTGTAGTAGCTACAGGAAATGCTTTACGGGATAAAAAAACGATTTCATGGTCTTGAATTTTCTTAAGTTCTTCCTTTGTTATACTCAATGAATTAATATCTTCAACTATTTTAACATCGTACATAAAATTAGAAGTAATATTAACTATATCGTCTATGCTTAAATCAGTTTTATGCTCTAATTCTAATATAGAAATTGCAATTGCTTCCTCGTCTAGTTTTAATTCATTTCTAATACTGCTATTATTAAAAAAAATAGATACAAAGAATGAAAAAACAGAAGAAATAAACATGAGAGAAACGAAAAATATGGCGAGCTTTACTCTAATCTTTTTCATATGAGTTTTTCCGCCTTATATCCAAGTCCACGAACAGTAACAATATCAAATTCTGGAAAGTCGGCAAGTTTTTCTCTTAAGCGCTTGATATGAACATCTACTGTACGTTCGTCAGCTTCTGTATCCATGCCCCATATCTCATCCATTAGCTGTTGTCTTGTAAATATTTTTTTTGGATAACTGAGTAGTTTAAACAAGAGATAAAACTCTTTTTTCGGCAGTTGTATATAATCTGTACCTCTGTTTACAGTTAAGGCATCATAATCAAGAACAACCTCTCCAATTGTTAGACGATTTTCATTGATGATACGAGAACGCCTAAGTAGTGCTGCTACTCGTAAAATCATTTCATCAATATCAATAGGTTTTACCATATAATCATCTGTTCCTAAAATAAATCCTTTCTTTTTATCTTCAAAACTTTCCTTTGCAGTTACCATCAAAATTGGTAAGTTATAGTTTGATTGTCTTAGTTGATCGGTTAACTCATATCCGTCCATATTTGGCATCATAATATCACTTATAATTAAGTCTACATGAGATGTATCAAGTATATCTAAAGCTTGCACACCGTCTGTAGCATTCAAAACATTATAGCCATTTTGCTTTAATACGGCGGTCATCAACTTGCTAAGGTTTTTATCATCTTCAACTACTAGAATATTAACCATATAGCTCACCTCTACCCAATATTATACTACTACACACTTCTCAATGCATCTATTGGATTTAATTCACTAGCCTTTTTGGCAGGTGCCCATCCAAAGATAATTCCAACTGCGGCAGAAAAACCAACACCAAGTGTTATAGCACCACTAGATGGAATGAAGGTAAATCCTATTGCAATAGATACTATCCATGAAATACCTATACCTAATAAAAGTCCGATAAACCCACCAAGAAGTGATAGAAAAATGGATTCGATTAAAAACTGTAGCTGAATACGTTTTGGTTCTGCGCCAAGGGCTTTACGTAGTCCAATTTCAGTTGTACGCTCTGTTACTGATACTAACATCATATTCATAATACCAATGCCACCGACCAACAGAGCAATGGACGCAATACCTGCCATCATGGCAGTCATCATGCCAGTCATGGTGTTCATTGTGTCGAGTAAGTTTTCCATATTAATAATGTTGTAGCTGTTTTCTTTGTAATTAAAAGCTTGGTTCAATATTAATTCTGCAGATTCCATTACTGTATCTGTTCTATCAGAATCGGAAATAAGTAGCTCTAGGGAGGAAATATTACTAATACCGGCCATCCCCATTGCTGTTTTATAAGGGATAATAGCTTTACCTTCAGAGCTTTTGCCTATTCTGTTGGCTGCCATAGAATTTATATCTGTAGCAACATTGCTATCAAATACACCTACTACAGTGTAAGTAATCCCGTTTATTTGCATAGTTTGTCCTATAGAATTTTCTCCAAAAAACAGAATTTCTTCGAGAGACTGATTGATTATGGCCACCTTGTTTTTACTTTTCATATCTAAAATATTGAGTGCTCTCCCACGTAGAATTAAATCAGGATTATGCTGAAAATAGACTTCATTTTTTCCTTCAATTGTCACATTTTCTTCTACAGAAGAATTTCTAATTATATAGCCTTGCATAGAAAGTGTAGGAGATACACCTGAAACATTTTCGATTTCTGAGAGTTTCTTCATATCATTATCACTTAGACCTTGCTTTAAGGGAGTACCGAATGCCTGTACAGTAATTTTTCCAGCACCTAAACTGGAAAACTGACTAGTCACCTCACCTGTAACACCTTGTACAATACTAATTAAAGCTATAATAGATGTTACACCGATGACAATACCGAGGGTTGTTAGAAATGAACGCATTTTATTATGGGTAATATTTTGCCATGACATTTGTATACTTTCTCTAATCATTTTATCCCATCTCCTCGTATAAGTTTCCGTCAAGAATATTTACAATTCTGCTTGCGTGTTTTGCAATATTAATATCATGAGTAATCATAATAATAGTTCGCCCTTCTTCATGTAATTCACGAAATAGTTCCATTACCTGATGTCCTGTTTTTTGGTCGAGTGCGCCTGTTGGTTCGTCTGCAAGAAGAATGGTTGGGTCAGTAGACAACGCTCTTGCAATAGCGACACGCTGCTGTTGTCCACCGGATAATTGGTTTGGATAATGGTACATTTTTTCTTCAAGCCCAACACGCTCAAGCATTTTTTGGGCTTTTTTTCTGCGCTCTAATGGTTTGACTCCTGCATATATTAAAGAAAGTTCTACATTTTGAATTGCCGTAAGTCTTGGTAGTAGTTGAAAAGACTGAAATATAAATCCAATCTCTTTACTACGAATATGGGCAAGTTCAGCTTCATCAAGTTCTGCAATTTTACGATTAGAAAGAATGTATTCTCCACTTGTAGGAGTATCTAAACAACCGATTATATTCATCATAGTGGATTTACCTGAACCAGATGGGCCTAAAATAGAAATAAATTGACCTTTATCAACCTTCAGATTAATACCCTTTAGAATAATCTGCTCTTCATCACCCATTTGGTAGGTTTTCACAATGTTATTCATAGAAAGAATTTCTTTGTTCATAATTTAATACCTCCTACTGCTCTCTCATAACATCTAAGGGAGTTACTATTGTATTAGTCTTTTCTTTTGGCAGAAGCACAACTTCACCTGATTTTACTCCATCTTCTATTTGAACTATATTGCCATCATTTATTCCTACTGTAACTGGTTTAGTAGCCACTTTGCCGTTATTGTCCCTATAATATACAAAAGGCTGATTTTCATTATTAAATTGCAGTGCTTTCATAGATATAGTAGTGGCATTCGAAGCATTTTGACTGATCATTGTTACTTCAGTAGACATACCAACTAATAAATCAGGGTCCTTCTCTAAGTCTATAGAAGCTGTAAAGAATGATACACCGTTTACTGTCATTGCTTCCTTAGATACCTTAGCAATCTTACCCGTAATTTTTTTATTAAGAGCATTTACCAGCACGGTTACTTCTTTGTCCGGTGACATAGAAGCAATGTCGTACTCATCAACCTTTACCGTAACTTGTAAATTGGAATAATCTGTAAGAGTAGTCATCTTTGTTCCTGTCATTAGGGTAGCACCTTCTTCAATTAAAATTTCGCCAACTTCTCCATCTATCTTAGCTTTGATTTTTTGACCTTGGGTGGTT from Alkaliphilus flagellatus includes:
- a CDS encoding Na+/H+ antiporter NhaC family protein, whose amino-acid sequence is MEKLNEKRGNGVALLPFLIFVLVYLISGIILQTKGIEMAFYQFPAPVAASIGIVFAFILTKGSLDEKFNVFIKGCGDDNIIIMCIIYLLAGAFSAVSSAMGGVESTVNLGLALIPAKFITVGIFIIAAFISISTGTSVGTIVAIGPIAVQLVEKAGLNLPLVLGALVGGAMFGDNLSIISDTTIAATRTQGVSMKDKFRANIGFTLPAALVTIVLLLIFGKPVAIPESQEYAFNIIKVIPYIFVLIAAIAGMNVFGVLTGGIIISGAIGLGYGSFKGLEFVQHIYSGFTGMFDIFLLSLLTGGLANMVSNGGGLDWLLYRINKTVKGKKSAELGISALVSLTDAATANNTVSIIVSGQLAKEISKEHNIDPRKTASLLDAFSCVMQGLIPYGAQLLIAGSFTDGLVSPVQIVPYVWYCYILVIFAILSIVTPFGNGYLAKNPWNFVNNKPVKEV
- a CDS encoding helix-turn-helix domain-containing protein; translation: MGQKPKVSAERKIKVVEDYLSGIKGLSQILLELQVNEHSFREWVRKYNLSGREGLITSSNNK
- a CDS encoding MerR family DNA-binding transcriptional regulator; translation: MGNKYRTSEVAKIIGVHPNTVRLYEKYQLIPKAERQDNGYRIFTDLHVEQFKLARTALKVEVLQNGLRKKAVDIIKASATKNFDAAICLTESYLSQIRTEQQNAEETIEIVKQMLSDSHHRAELELLKKFRAFLKKNRKT
- a CDS encoding response regulator transcription factor, translating into MVNILVVEDDKNLSKLMTAVLKQNGYNVLNATDGVQALDILDTSHVDLIISDIMMPNMDGYELTDQLRQSNYNLPILMVTAKESFEDKKKGFILGTDDYMVKPIDIDEMILRVAALLRRSRIINENRLTIGEVVLDYDALTVNRGTDYIQLPKKEFYLLFKLLSYPKKIFTRQQLMDEIWGMDTEADERTVDVHIKRLREKLADFPEFDIVTVRGLGYKAEKLI
- a CDS encoding ABC transporter ATP-binding protein translates to MNKEILSMNNIVKTYQMGDEEQIILKGINLKVDKGQFISILGPSGSGKSTMMNIIGCLDTPTSGEYILSNRKIAELDEAELAHIRSKEIGFIFQSFQLLPRLTAIQNVELSLIYAGVKPLERRKKAQKMLERVGLEEKMYHYPNQLSGGQQQRVAIARALSTDPTILLADEPTGALDQKTGHQVMELFRELHEEGRTIIMITHDINIAKHASRIVNILDGNLYEEMG
- a CDS encoding pseudouridine-5'-phosphate glycosidase, yielding MLDKYLDIKPEVLEAIKEGRAVVALESTIICHGMPYPRNVETALNVEKIIRENGAIPATVAILNGKIKVGLTEDEIEYLGKTKNVVKTSRRDIPFVVSKKLDGATTVASTMIIAELAGIKVFATGGIGGVHRGAQETFDISADLQEFAHTNVAVVCAGAKSILDIGLTVEYLETQGVPVVGFKTEELPAFYTRRSGYKVDYRVDSAEELAAALKAKWDLGLNGGMVVANPILEQYEMDYDIITNAINDAVKEAEAKGIKGKESTPFLLAKVKEITGGDSLESNIQLVYNNAMLGAQLAVEFSKLNK
- a CDS encoding ABC transporter permease, with translation MIRESIQMSWQNITHNKMRSFLTTLGIVIGVTSIIALISIVQGVTGEVTSQFSSLGAGKITVQAFGTPLKQGLSDNDMKKLSEIENVSGVSPTLSMQGYIIRNSSVEENVTIEGKNEVYFQHNPDLILRGRALNILDMKSKNKVAIINQSLEEILFFGENSIGQTMQINGITYTVVGVFDSNVATDINSMAANRIGKSSEGKAIIPYKTAMGMAGISNISSLELLISDSDRTDTVMESAELILNQAFNYKENSYNIINMENLLDTMNTMTGMMTAMMAGIASIALLVGGIGIMNMMLVSVTERTTEIGLRKALGAEPKRIQLQFLIESIFLSLLGGFIGLLLGIGISWIVSIAIGFTFIPSSGAITLGVGFSAAVGIIFGWAPAKKASELNPIDALRSV
- a CDS encoding PfkB family carbohydrate kinase → MTNREQEILELIKNNPMISQNDLANILAITRSSVAVHITNLIKKGYILGKGYIVHKDSYVSIVGGANMDIHGFPAGNLILKDSNIGNVKISLGGVGRNIGENLVKLGIDTRLISVIGDDIYGSKILEEARLIGLNMQDSLILKGEPTSTYLSILDESGDMAVAISQMDVYDRMTVEFIKDKRHVIENSRLCIIDTNIPSEVIEYILTTYKDIDFFLDTVSTTKARKVKNLIGYFHTIKPNKIEAEMLTGIEIINEDDLKRAAEHLIKKGVKRVFISLGDKGIFYSDGNHMKHIEVPRVKIVNATGAGDAFVAGLAYGYLNDMDIDESARIAITASTIAISHENTINPNMSIQNINLKMKEIGLC
- a CDS encoding uroporphyrinogen decarboxylase family protein — translated: MRKEEMTPRERMNAFTKGQEINHVICVPDMGATMAPFIGVKVSDYYHSAEIMAELEIALFKRLRHDSVGISTSLTGVAEAMGAKVAYPDYNKRIYFKYRL
- a CDS encoding class I SAM-dependent methyltransferase; protein product: MNRINFLIEYFKSPRTIGAVAPSSKKLAEKMVGSINFKSAQCIIEYGPGTGVFTDKLIKAKKRDTILILAEYNKEFCKQLGEKYGDYDNVVIVNDSAENIYKYLGEYKIEKVDYIVSGLPFTSLPKNVSNKILDNTRNILKEDGIFITFQYTLLKKGYISSYFKDISYERVILNVPPAYVLKCQNM
- a CDS encoding sensor histidine kinase; translated protein: MKKIRVKLAIFFVSLMFISSVFSFFVSIFFNNSSIRNELKLDEEAIAISILELEHKTDLSIDDIVNITSNFMYDVKIVEDINSLSITKEELKKIQDHEIVFLSRKAFPVATTMLMLDDSYIKISLHSNNNIFKMVSSRVSITLFSYVIIGAFLIALLGQRAVKPILKLTSATKEVAKGNFDIQLENTSDDEIGQLTKNFNKMTRELKSIEYLRKDFINSVSHEFKTPIASIQGFAKLLQNGNLSDDEKQEYTNIIVEETARLSKLSSNILKLSKLENQEVIDRKAVFSLDEQIRKSILLLEHEWSKKNIDFDIELDEVKYQGDEELLHQVWINLLSNAIKFSNSNSTISIRLYQINSAVEIKISDTGIGMDEKTLMRIFEKFYQGDKAHSYDGNGLGLSLVKRILDLCGGSICVKSKLHEGSTFTVELPII